The genomic region GAAATTCCTTAGCATTCGCCTTTTCCTTCTCATCTAATTGCCGGTCTCCATTTTCATCAAACCTCTCGAGCATTTTCTCACGTATTTTCTCCCTATGATCCCCTCCACCCGGACCTTTTGCATTTACTTCCACTGCTGTAGCGCAGGGTAAAATAAGTAAAACCGAAAGGTATGTTAAATTTTTACAAAATGTGCGATTCACTTGATTTTTGAATAGAGTTACTTTTCTCATAATAAAAGATAGAACCCTCCCGGTCGGACAAAGTTGCTAAAAATTATATGGGTGTCCCAAACTTTGGTTCGGATAGCAAATCAATCACTGACAGCCTGTTAATATTCGTCTGCGCAGATAGGCTAGCCCCTGAAAGAACATCAGCATTTATCGTTGATGAACCAGAACTCGGAGTCCCTAAATCCGCATAATTTTGGCTAGTTGAACCCACCACAGATCTTTGTGAGAGAGTGTTTGTGATATAGAAATTAAATTTAGATAGCTGACTATCTACGAAGGCAATTCTTTTATTCACCTCTGTTTCTGCAGTAGTAATTGATGAGGTGGCTGCCGCTGCTTGAGTGCTATCAGAAACCGATGTGCTGGTAAGCCCTAATGTATCGGAAGACAGGCTCTGTAGCCTAAACTCCTGAGTGAAGCCATTTTCATTGATGACTGTATCGATCGTTTTGTTCTGGAATATTTTAGTTCCCTTAAAAGCAGCATCCCGCAAAGTCTCATCTAAAGATTTTCTCAGATCAGAGAATGAATTCGAAAGCACCGCTCTCTCATCTGCTGATAAAATAGTGGATTCAGCTTGCTGAGATAGCTGCTTAAGACTGCTTAATGTGTCCTTAATAGATTTTAGTTGTTCACTGTTTGCTTGGCCTAGACCAATAGCAAAAAGGCTGGAGAGACTGGCTCCTTGTGTCGCACGAGATACGTTTCCAAGTCGAGCACTAATCAGGACCCCGTCTTCTTGAGATGTGGTTGAGGAAACGTTCTGGGAGAAGGAGTCAGTCCCTACAAAATTCGCTGGAGTACGCGATTGTAAATCTTTTGCAATGCTTCTCTGTGAGGATGACAACGCAAAAGATGCAGATGGTGAAAATGTAGAACCACCTATTCCAGTAATCGCCATTTAAAACTCCGTTAATTTCTTAGCGGAGCACAAACCGTAACCAATAATTACAATATAGCTGACGGAATTTAGAAAAGATAGGGTCTAATTTTAAAAAATAAGAAAAGATAGCTAGTTAATCCCTGAAGTTACCTACATCATTCCAAGTTTCATTTTACCAACCTCGCTAATCATCCCTTGGTCCCAGGCTGGTTCCCATACAAGCTCAACCTCAGCTTCAGTCACTTCATCGAGTTGCATGACACGATTTTGAGCATCCGCTTGAATTGTGGGCCCCATCCCACAGCCGGGTGCTGTTAAAGTCATTTGCACCTCTACTCTCTTTTTCCCATCTTCTGCCTCTTTAAGATCCATCTGATAGACCAGGCCCAAATCCACAATATTTACGGGAATTTCTGGGTCATAAACCATCCTCAATTGCTCCCAAACCCGATCCTCTAAGCTTTTGCCTTCTTCAGCTGCAATTTTATGGTCTTTATTAGCGACTTCTTGGCCTATGGCATCGGCATCCTCAGCATTTACTCTAGCCATGCCAAAAGCTCCTACTACCGTATAGGATCCTCCAAGTGACTGCGTGATCATCACCTCAGTATTTTCTGGAATAGCAAACTTCTCACCACTCGGTATACGAACGGCACTGATTTCTCTTGAGACTTTTATTTCGTCAGACACTATAAATCCTTTGTTTTGCGGTCTTTAAATACAATTTTTGCTTTTTGTCCTGAAGCTGATAAAGCCTGCATATTATCTACTAGGGTGCCTTTTTGATCGGGAATATCCATGCTCTTCATAGAAACTTTTTCCTCCTTTGAGAAATTATCGAGCGCTTGCTTCATGGCCTCTTCCACTAAGCTTGCGCAATGTATTTTCATAGGTGGAAGCGGCCCTAGAGGAGCGGAGAGCTCTTCCCCCTTCATGCTTCTTGCCTCCTCTACCGTCTTACCTTGCAAGAGCTCTGTAGCAACACTCGCTACCGCTATAGCTGTTTCACAGCCAAAGGACTGGAATGTAGCCTGATCTATAACTTTATTTCCCGATTCATTGTCCCTGAATTTCATCCACATGCGTAGCATATCTCCACACCCGGGACTGCCCGCTGTCCCTACGCTATCTGCGTCCTTTAGCTCCCCCATGTTTTGCGTTTTTACTGGTCCATCCATAGGTGAACTAGATTTTTCAGACTCTCGACTCATTTTTGCAGCTCGTAACGGGCCATTTCTAAATCAACTTCTTCGGCCCAACCATCAATTCCACCCCTCATGCATTTAACACTTTTAACTCCATGACCAATCAAATACGAAGCAACATCTAAGGCATGCTTTCCTTGGTGATCTATGAGTATAATCTCTCCATCATCCTCTGTAAAATTCATAAGTTTTTGCATCAGCTCTTGATCCATAAACTTGGATCCCTCAATTTTAACAGCTTCATACTCTTCTCGCGAGCGCACATCTATAAGATGGATTTTAGATGGACTTTCGACCACTAATTGGTGAATTTTCTGGGGCTCTAAGAGGAGAAGCTCTTCTTGCTCATGCCCTTGCTCAATTGTTTCAATCACATGGCTAACATCCAGATTCTCGTTTCTCTCACATAAATGTGCTAGAGTCTCGTAATCTTTGAACGCACAACTAGCACACCCTCCGATATGAAAGTGTCTAAATAGTGCACGCCTAGCGCCCGGGAAGGCATTCAGCACCTCTTCCATAGTGCTATCACCGGAGATGAGCGCCTGAGCAGACATGCTGGTCACTCCAATCCTTGAAGTTTGCGCAGATCGACCGTTTCTTCTGCTGCGGAAGAAACTTTAGCAGATACAAGATCTTCTTTTACATCCTCAATGGCTTTGGTCTTAACAAATTTCTTGGCTATTGTTTGGCGAATCCAATCCTCAACCTGGTCCAATTCTAAACGGGTTGTGACCTCATCCAAGAAACCCTGAACGATAAGCTCTTTTGCTTTTTTTTCATCGATACCACGCGCTAGCATATAAAACAGTTCTTCTTCATCTACCTGCCCCGTCGTAGATCCATGACTGCATTTTACGTCATCATTAAGTATCTCCAAGCCGGGCATGGAGTCGGCCTCCGCCTGAGGATTTAGAAGAAGATTGCGATTAGTCTGATAGGCATCTGTGTGAGCTGCTTCTTCCTGCACCATGATAAGTCCAGAGAAAATGCATCGTGACTTGTTCGAGAGCGCATTTTTATAAAGCAGATCACTCCAGGTATGCGGAGCACAATGGTTTTGCAAAGTTCTCTGATCGAACTCTTGTTTATCATGCGATGCGGTAACCGCCAACATCTCACTCCTAGCGCCACTGCCCATCAAACGGCTTTGGTTCTCGATCCTAGAAAATTTACCGCCTACATTAATATAAAGGCTCCTTGCAGCAGAATCCTTGGCGCACTCAGTGGCATTGATTTGAAAAGACTGAACTTTTTCACTCCAATTTTGATTAGCCACATACTTGACCTGCGCCCCTTCTCCCACATAGAGGTCGCTCAATGAACAAGCCAACCCTGGGTCATCTCCTAAAGACTGGTAAAAATCAACAAGGGTAACTTTGCTCATAGACTCAGCAA from Verrucomicrobiota bacterium harbors:
- the sufT gene encoding putative Fe-S cluster assembly protein SufT; the protein is MSDEIKVSREISAVRIPSGEKFAIPENTEVMITQSLGGSYTVVGAFGMARVNAEDADAIGQEVANKDHKIAAEEGKSLEDRVWEQLRMVYDPEIPVNIVDLGLVYQMDLKEAEDGKKRVEVQMTLTAPGCGMGPTIQADAQNRVMQLDEVTEAEVELVWEPAWDQGMISEVGKMKLGMM
- a CDS encoding iron-sulfur cluster assembly scaffold protein; the encoded protein is MSRESEKSSSPMDGPVKTQNMGELKDADSVGTAGSPGCGDMLRMWMKFRDNESGNKVIDQATFQSFGCETAIAVASVATELLQGKTVEEARSMKGEELSAPLGPLPPMKIHCASLVEEAMKQALDNFSKEEKVSMKSMDIPDQKGTLVDNMQALSASGQKAKIVFKDRKTKDL
- a CDS encoding rhodanese-like domain-containing protein codes for the protein MSAQALISGDSTMEEVLNAFPGARRALFRHFHIGGCASCAFKDYETLAHLCERNENLDVSHVIETIEQGHEQEELLLLEPQKIHQLVVESPSKIHLIDVRSREEYEAVKIEGSKFMDQELMQKLMNFTEDDGEIILIDHQGKHALDVASYLIGHGVKSVKCMRGGIDGWAEEVDLEMARYELQK
- the sufD gene encoding Fe-S cluster assembly protein SufD; its protein translation is MTESVPILDGELPSEEPVPSSWWAERRKAAWEKFQDLPMPSAKDIDWRFASVRSLRLDAFQRFEATEDSISKVIDKSRLGIESAGQLVFANDKLQDFSSITSSFKEQGVIWTSLSEAVTEYGDLVEKYFMSQPIDLGSEKFASLHDAYCQAGSFLYVPKGVEVELPFLAFHWLSGENASVFPHTLIVAESMSKVTLVDFYQSLGDDPGLACSLSDLYVGEGAQVKYVANQNWSEKVQSFQINATECAKDSAARSLYINVGGKFSRIENQSRLMGSGARSEMLAVTASHDKQEFDQRTLQNHCAPHTWSDLLYKNALSNKSRCIFSGLIMVQEEAAHTDAYQTNRNLLLNPQAEADSMPGLEILNDDVKCSHGSTTGQVDEEELFYMLARGIDEKKAKELIVQGFLDEVTTRLELDQVEDWIRQTIAKKFVKTKAIEDVKEDLVSAKVSSAAEETVDLRKLQGLE